From Pseudomonadales bacterium, one genomic window encodes:
- a CDS encoding DUF1295 domain-containing protein codes for MLDTLMQVDYDTFIRWVSYWGLFSLASALGIHFAKQLPMSNRVENSMMRKLGSIDKRTGWIIMEIPILLVVGGFYWVGHQPINTSVVMVIAFMAHYFNRAIIFPHRIKVKGKTMPIASMLLSMLFYLINGYIIGYYFGHLQSYPIEWLYDPRFIIGLSLFITGFIINIQSDNILINLRKPGETGYKIPQGGCFRWVSCPNYMGECIEWIGFAIMSWSIPGLVYAAWVVLPLYAQAVGSHQWYRETFGDSYPAARKAIIPFIK; via the coding sequence ATTCGCTGGGTTAGCTACTGGGGCTTATTCAGTCTTGCCAGCGCCTTAGGCATTCATTTCGCCAAACAGCTGCCGATGAGCAATCGCGTAGAAAATAGCATGATGCGCAAACTGGGTAGCATCGATAAACGCACCGGCTGGATTATCATGGAAATACCCATCCTATTGGTTGTAGGTGGCTTTTATTGGGTTGGTCATCAACCAATAAACACCTCGGTGGTGATGGTAATAGCCTTTATGGCGCACTACTTTAACCGCGCGATTATTTTCCCCCATCGCATCAAAGTAAAAGGTAAAACCATGCCTATCGCTTCGATGCTACTCTCGATGCTGTTCTATCTGATTAACGGCTATATTATCGGCTACTATTTTGGCCATTTACAAAGCTACCCTATCGAATGGCTGTATGATCCTCGCTTTATCATTGGACTCAGCTTATTTATCACGGGTTTTATCATCAATATTCAGTCTGACAATATACTGATCAATTTACGCAAGCCTGGCGAGACCGGCTATAAAATTCCACAAGGTGGCTGTTTTAGGTGGGTCTCATGTCCAAACTATATGGGTGAATGTATCGAATGGATTGGCTTTGCCATTATGAGCTGGAGCATACCTGGGCTGGTATATGCGGCTTGGGTTGTCTTGCCGCTGTATGCTCAAGCGGTAGGCTCGCATCAATGGTATCGAGAAACATTTGGCGACAGCTATCCAGCTGCCAGGAAAGCAATTATCCCGTTTATTAAGTAA
- a CDS encoding cation:proton antiporter yields MTESLLLASILLVSSVIAVPLANKYGLGSVLGYLIAGIIISPILHIMQVDVIALQHFAEFGVVMMLFLVGLELEPKKLWHMRHKLLGLGGLQLILSSAAIMLIAILLGYSWTTALAIGLLLSLSSTAIVLQTLSEKRLMRTDGGQSSFSVLLFQDIAVIPILALIPLLALPELAAEASTAHSSDAGISLVEGLAAWQVGLATVLAIAFVLFAGSYLAPLLFRFIALAGQREMFTAAALMIVIGIALIMSLVGLSPALGTFLAGVVLANSNYRHELEADINPFKGLLLGLFFITVGASIDFQLLHSEFLSIISLTLGLIIIKASVLFGLAYVFKLQGFDRWLMAVGLAQAGEFGFVLLSFCVANYVLPADLAAQLLLVITLSMLLTPLCFIALEKLQAIKARQQAPAADTIDEQNPIIIIGHGRFGGIVNRIVRAAGLQTTVIDYSAAHLEMITRFGIKAYFGDGRSPELLHAAGIEHAKLLVIAIDDKDSITDITRYIYQHQPQVTVLARAVDRFHVYDLWALGCRNIIRDTYDGSLRMGRSVFEELGFSGTQAQAMIDEFHARDQKLIKETADIYRSDIHPSENAAYLAKVKEFNARWKDELLGQSEANKPDL; encoded by the coding sequence ATGACTGAATCTTTACTGTTAGCCTCGATATTATTAGTCTCTAGTGTGATTGCGGTTCCACTGGCCAACAAGTATGGCCTTGGCTCAGTATTAGGCTACTTAATCGCCGGCATTATCATCAGCCCAATACTGCATATCATGCAGGTCGACGTGATTGCATTACAACACTTTGCCGAGTTCGGCGTAGTCATGATGCTTTTTTTAGTTGGGCTTGAGCTTGAACCAAAAAAGCTCTGGCATATGCGGCATAAACTGCTGGGGTTAGGCGGCTTGCAGCTGATACTGAGCAGCGCAGCAATCATGCTTATTGCCATATTACTTGGCTATAGCTGGACTACCGCCTTAGCCATTGGGCTGCTACTCAGCCTATCCTCAACCGCAATCGTCTTACAAACGCTGAGCGAAAAACGCTTAATGCGAACCGACGGCGGGCAATCCAGTTTTTCTGTGCTGCTGTTTCAAGATATTGCGGTCATTCCGATCTTGGCGCTTATCCCACTTTTAGCGCTGCCCGAGCTTGCCGCCGAAGCCAGTACCGCACATAGCTCAGATGCAGGCATTAGCTTGGTTGAGGGCTTAGCGGCTTGGCAAGTCGGTTTAGCCACCGTACTTGCCATTGCCTTTGTGCTATTTGCTGGCTCATATTTAGCGCCGCTTCTATTTCGTTTTATCGCACTGGCCGGCCAGCGTGAGATGTTCACCGCCGCCGCACTGATGATTGTGATTGGCATCGCTTTGATTATGAGCTTGGTTGGCCTATCTCCAGCACTGGGTACTTTTTTAGCTGGGGTAGTACTTGCTAACAGTAACTACCGACATGAACTAGAGGCCGACATTAATCCATTTAAAGGACTATTGCTGGGATTATTTTTTATTACCGTGGGCGCCAGCATCGATTTCCAGCTACTGCACAGCGAATTTCTGAGCATTATCAGCCTCACACTAGGCCTGATTATCATTAAAGCTAGCGTGCTGTTTGGGCTGGCATATGTGTTCAAACTGCAGGGCTTTGATCGCTGGTTAATGGCCGTTGGGCTGGCACAGGCCGGCGAATTTGGCTTTGTACTGCTTTCTTTCTGTGTTGCTAACTATGTATTACCCGCCGACTTAGCCGCCCAGCTGCTGCTCGTGATCACGCTCTCGATGCTGCTAACACCGCTATGCTTTATTGCATTAGAAAAGCTGCAGGCAATCAAAGCGCGTCAACAGGCCCCAGCGGCAGATACTATTGACGAACAAAACCCTATTATCATCATCGGTCATGGCCGTTTCGGCGGTATAGTGAATCGTATTGTACGCGCCGCTGGCTTGCAAACCACGGTGATTGATTACAGTGCCGCACATTTAGAGATGATTACTCGATTCGGCATTAAGGCCTATTTTGGCGATGGTCGCAGCCCAGAGCTATTGCATGCTGCCGGCATAGAGCACGCTAAGCTGCTGGTGATTGCGATAGATGATAAAGACAGCATCACCGACATCACCCGCTACATCTACCAACACCAGCCACAAGTAACTGTGCTTGCGCGGGCGGTTGATCGTTTTCATGTTTATGATTTATGGGCCTTAGGTTGCCGCAATATTATTCGCGATACCTACGATGGATCATTGCGCATGGGGCGCAGCGTATTTGAAGAGCTGGGCTTCTCCGGCACGCAGGCACAGGCAATGATCGATGAGTTTCACGCACGTGACCAAAAGCTGATTAAAGAAACCGCCGACATTTATCGCAGTGATATACACCCCAGCGAAAACGCTGCGTATTTGGCCAAAGTAAAAGAATTTAATGCCCGCTGGAAAGATGAACTGCTTGGTCAATCTGAGGCCAACAAACCCGATCTCTAA
- a CDS encoding TonB-dependent receptor yields the protein MMVPFLRDRLAVAVSTALVSSLSSTVVLAQDDEAGFIEEVVVTAQKREQNLQDVPVAITAIDAQQLDDRSIKDIADVGTSAPNVQIAPSPGGSTGATIAIRGATAVNPAATWEPSVGLYMDGVFIAKNVGGIFDVAELERIEILRGPQGTLFGKNTTGGALSLYTRKPAEEMGGKVKVAAGNYNYTEFGLTFDTGRISDMLSVMISYSKRDRDGFYDNENSGIPGAAPLQIDEFKKLDSEALRISALLDISDTVELQYTYDMAERDNTVAFGQFEPGVLKGGKFVAAKVDRADEGSLDGAGEDTSDNSGHTLNIAWDINDDLLFKSITAYRELSFADQNDYDGSAFLGFNTKRDVDQDQSSQEFQLVGVSGDWNYVLGAYYFDESVDVENPFFINIGAPAAAVVRNFYGADSTSYALFGQADWAVNDSIGLSFGLRWTQEEKEAFVDHPDAGATFSLAPFSSKADESWDNVSPTVVLNYYVNDDITTYAKVSQGWKAGGFNAEAATKEIAETPYDEEILTAYELGLKSQLADGRVQANIAIFQNDVKDVQISSFDPTTFYSKVENAGKSVVQGLELETIVAITDSFTAFFNYSYLDADYKDFVDPVSGAQLKDTATFAYAPENKAALGLEYVDNVGFAELRARFDYSYTDEQFFYRDEPGALVTQSEEYAILNGRIALADIAVGQNNSLEVGIWGKNLTDEEYRLNGIPQINPDPFFRYSVSYYGDPRTFGADVSYSF from the coding sequence ATGATGGTACCCTTTTTACGTGATCGCCTGGCGGTTGCGGTTTCTACTGCGCTTGTTTCATCACTATCGAGTACTGTGGTACTGGCTCAAGACGATGAAGCCGGTTTTATCGAAGAAGTAGTCGTTACAGCGCAAAAACGTGAACAAAACTTACAAGACGTGCCCGTCGCGATTACCGCCATTGATGCTCAACAGCTTGACGATAGAAGCATTAAAGATATTGCGGATGTCGGCACCAGCGCGCCGAACGTGCAAATTGCTCCGTCACCGGGCGGTTCAACCGGCGCGACTATTGCGATTCGTGGCGCAACGGCAGTCAACCCGGCTGCTACTTGGGAGCCATCGGTTGGCCTGTATATGGACGGCGTATTTATTGCAAAAAATGTTGGCGGTATTTTTGACGTCGCAGAGTTAGAGCGCATTGAAATTTTGCGCGGCCCGCAAGGTACCTTATTTGGTAAAAATACCACCGGTGGTGCGCTTAGTTTGTATACCCGTAAGCCTGCTGAAGAGATGGGTGGTAAAGTCAAAGTTGCTGCCGGTAATTATAACTATACGGAGTTTGGCCTGACCTTTGATACCGGTCGTATCAGCGACATGCTCAGTGTGATGATTTCATACAGTAAACGCGATCGCGATGGCTTTTATGATAATGAAAACTCCGGCATTCCGGGTGCTGCGCCATTGCAAATTGATGAGTTCAAGAAGTTAGATTCAGAAGCTTTACGAATTTCTGCATTACTAGATATTAGCGACACGGTGGAGTTGCAATATACCTATGATATGGCAGAGCGCGATAACACGGTGGCATTTGGCCAATTTGAGCCTGGGGTTTTAAAAGGTGGCAAGTTTGTTGCCGCCAAGGTGGACCGTGCTGATGAGGGTAGTCTAGACGGGGCTGGTGAAGATACCTCTGATAATTCTGGCCATACCTTGAATATTGCCTGGGATATCAACGACGATTTATTGTTTAAGTCGATCACTGCCTATCGTGAACTGAGCTTTGCTGATCAAAACGACTACGATGGCTCAGCCTTTTTAGGTTTTAATACCAAGCGGGATGTTGACCAGGATCAGAGCTCGCAAGAATTTCAGTTAGTCGGCGTTAGCGGCGACTGGAACTATGTCTTAGGCGCATATTACTTTGACGAATCTGTCGATGTAGAAAATCCGTTTTTTATTAATATTGGTGCGCCTGCTGCAGCCGTGGTGAGAAATTTTTATGGCGCCGATAGCACCTCTTATGCCCTATTTGGTCAAGCTGACTGGGCAGTTAACGACAGTATTGGCTTAAGCTTTGGCTTACGTTGGACACAAGAAGAAAAAGAAGCTTTCGTCGACCACCCCGATGCTGGCGCAACTTTTTCCTTAGCACCATTCTCAAGTAAGGCCGATGAGAGCTGGGACAATGTGTCGCCAACGGTTGTGCTGAATTACTATGTTAATGACGATATCACAACGTACGCTAAAGTGTCGCAAGGTTGGAAAGCTGGCGGCTTTAATGCAGAAGCGGCAACCAAAGAAATTGCCGAAACGCCTTATGATGAAGAGATACTCACTGCTTATGAGTTAGGTTTAAAGTCACAGCTGGCTGACGGTCGAGTACAGGCAAATATTGCGATTTTCCAAAACGATGTGAAGGATGTACAGATCTCGTCTTTTGACCCAACGACGTTTTATTCAAAAGTTGAGAATGCCGGTAAATCAGTGGTACAGGGCTTAGAGTTAGAGACCATAGTAGCCATTACGGATAGCTTTACTGCATTTTTTAACTACAGCTATCTTGATGCCGACTATAAAGATTTTGTTGATCCAGTGTCGGGTGCGCAGCTCAAAGATACCGCGACCTTTGCCTATGCGCCCGAGAACAAAGCAGCATTAGGGCTTGAATATGTTGATAATGTAGGCTTTGCAGAATTACGCGCCCGCTTTGATTATAGCTATACCGATGAGCAGTTCTTCTATCGGGATGAGCCAGGCGCTTTGGTGACGCAGTCTGAAGAGTATGCCATTTTAAACGGTCGCATCGCTCTGGCTGATATTGCCGTTGGCCAAAATAACAGCTTAGAAGTGGGGATATGGGGTAAGAATTTAACTGACGAAGAATATCGTTTAAATGGCATTCCGCAGATTAACCCAGACCCATTCTTTCGCTATTCAGTGAGCTATTATGGTGACCCCAGAACCTTTGGGGCTGATGTAAGCTATAGCTTTTAA
- a CDS encoding glutamate dehydrogenase — translation MSMLSASHHYFNKAADVLRLKDKIRSILLTPNRIIKVELVEEADNGELMHYQGFRVQHNTARGPCKGGLRFHPNMDEDHAAALANLMTWKTAIVNVPFGGAKGGINCDPKSLSKHELERITRRFVEQTKEVIGPTIDIPAPDVNTNADVMAWIMDEYSKHNGFSPGVVTGKPLHLFGSDGREEATGRGVMYALEEALISQGKKLENQRIAIQGFGNVGSFAALLMHKKGAKIVAVADQYTAIRNDNGLNIPALIDWTRSTGSIKDFSDAEDFSRDDIIISDCDVLIPAALEEAITANNADAVKASIIVEAANGPTTPEADDILHQRGVLIVPDILANAGGVTVSYFEWAQNIQQYRWERDRVVSELEKYMRTAYQDVLATSKEFSIDLRTAAFVLAIQRVGRAALSRRTVQEKINLD, via the coding sequence ATGTCAATGCTTTCAGCCAGCCACCATTATTTTAATAAAGCTGCCGATGTATTACGCCTCAAAGATAAAATTCGCAGTATCTTACTTACCCCCAATCGCATCATTAAAGTCGAATTGGTTGAAGAAGCCGATAACGGTGAGCTCATGCATTACCAAGGCTTTCGGGTGCAGCACAATACCGCGCGCGGCCCCTGCAAAGGCGGGCTGCGATTTCACCCCAATATGGACGAAGACCATGCGGCCGCACTCGCCAATTTGATGACTTGGAAAACGGCTATTGTGAACGTGCCGTTTGGTGGCGCCAAGGGTGGCATTAATTGCGATCCGAAATCCCTTAGCAAGCATGAACTTGAACGCATAACCCGTCGCTTTGTTGAACAAACCAAAGAAGTGATTGGCCCAACCATCGACATTCCTGCGCCCGACGTCAATACTAACGCTGATGTTATGGCCTGGATTATGGATGAATACTCCAAACATAATGGCTTTTCACCAGGTGTTGTTACCGGTAAACCACTGCATTTATTTGGTTCAGACGGCCGAGAAGAAGCTACTGGACGCGGGGTTATGTATGCTCTAGAAGAGGCGCTTATCAGCCAAGGCAAGAAACTTGAGAATCAGCGCATTGCCATTCAGGGCTTTGGCAATGTGGGCAGCTTCGCCGCCTTATTAATGCATAAAAAAGGCGCAAAAATTGTTGCCGTCGCTGATCAATATACCGCTATTCGCAATGATAACGGCTTGAATATACCTGCCTTAATTGATTGGACAAGGTCAACTGGCAGCATCAAAGATTTTAGCGACGCCGAGGACTTCTCGCGCGACGATATCATTATTAGTGATTGCGATGTATTAATTCCGGCTGCACTTGAAGAAGCCATTACCGCTAACAATGCAGACGCCGTTAAAGCGAGCATTATAGTTGAAGCGGCCAATGGTCCAACCACGCCAGAAGCCGATGATATTCTGCATCAACGTGGAGTATTAATTGTACCCGACATTCTGGCCAATGCCGGCGGCGTAACTGTTAGCTATTTTGAGTGGGCACAAAATATTCAGCAATATCGTTGGGAGCGTGACCGAGTAGTCAGCGAACTTGAGAAATATATGCGCACTGCTTATCAAGATGTGTTAGCGACCTCAAAAGAGTTCAGTATCGACTTACGCACAGCAGCCTTTGTGTTAGCTATTCAGCGAGTCGGTCGGGCCGCCCTATCACGACGTACCGTGCAAGAAAAAATTAATCTTGATTAG